One genomic window of Terriglobales bacterium includes the following:
- a CDS encoding ABC transporter permease yields the protein MPRHSAILRLSHAHAYYNAFMNKMIVSNLVHRPIRSLISIFAIAIEVTLMLVIVGLMFGMMNDTKERQAGIGADAMVRPRGSSVILSASGAPLSIKVADVLRRLGHVTAVSPVLLQGTTAGTVETIYGIDLTSWDAMGSPFQYLSGGPYQGPNDIIVDDYFANSAHAKVGQEITVLNHQFRICGIVAHGKGGRKFLQIATLQDLTGAQGKASIFYVKLDDPKNFDAFKAEVVKLPGISPDQVESVKEWLTLITPEALPGFSITVKIVIGISVCIGFIVIFQSMYTAVMERTREIGILKSLGASKTYIVNVMLRETAILAIAGIILGIAISYTTQSALFAKFPTIRVQVGAEHWVWKSAVIAVIGAVVGALYPAFKAAQKDPIDALAYE from the coding sequence ATGCCTAGACACTCAGCCATCCTTCGTCTGTCCCACGCGCACGCCTATTACAATGCTTTCATGAACAAGATGATCGTCTCCAACCTCGTGCACCGGCCGATTCGGTCGCTCATCAGCATCTTTGCGATTGCGATCGAGGTGACGCTCATGCTTGTGATCGTGGGCTTGATGTTTGGCATGATGAATGACACCAAGGAGCGCCAGGCTGGAATCGGGGCGGACGCGATGGTTCGCCCACGCGGATCCTCGGTGATTCTGAGCGCCAGCGGAGCGCCGCTTTCGATCAAAGTTGCGGATGTGCTGCGCAGGCTCGGGCACGTTACGGCCGTGTCCCCTGTCCTTCTTCAAGGCACCACTGCAGGAACGGTAGAGACCATTTATGGCATTGATCTCACAAGCTGGGACGCTATGGGTTCACCATTCCAGTATCTTTCTGGCGGGCCCTATCAAGGTCCAAATGACATCATCGTTGACGATTATTTTGCCAACTCCGCGCACGCGAAGGTGGGCCAGGAGATAACGGTACTGAATCACCAGTTCAGGATTTGTGGGATTGTTGCTCATGGGAAGGGTGGACGCAAATTCCTGCAGATTGCTACGCTGCAAGACCTGACAGGCGCTCAAGGCAAAGCCTCCATCTTCTATGTGAAGCTCGATGACCCGAAAAATTTCGACGCCTTCAAAGCGGAAGTGGTGAAACTGCCGGGAATCAGTCCGGATCAGGTGGAGTCAGTGAAAGAGTGGCTTACTCTCATCACGCCAGAGGCACTGCCGGGATTCTCAATTACCGTGAAAATCGTGATTGGCATTTCAGTGTGCATCGGCTTCATTGTCATTTTTCAGTCGATGTACACGGCAGTCATGGAGCGCACTCGCGAGATCGGGATTCTTAAGTCGCTGGGGGCATCGAAGACTTACATTGTCAATGTGATGCTTCGTGAGACCGCAATTCTCGCGATTGCAGGTATCATTCTGGGAATCGCAATCAGCTATACGACGCAATCAGCCCTATTCGCGAAATTCCCCACAATTCGCGTGCAGGTAGGTGCGGAACATTGGGTATGGAAGTCTGCGGTGATTGCCGTTATCGGCGCGGTGGTCGGTGCTTTATATCCTGCTTTCAAAGCTGCACAGAAAGATCCCATCGATGCGCTGGCCTACGAATAG
- a CDS encoding adenine phosphoribosyltransferase — translation MSASRAVPTKSNNAINCDHLKKLIREVPDFPKPGILFYDITTLLKDKVGFATLIDALSAHYMEKDIDLVLGIEARGFIFGPALAYRLNAGFVPVRKPKKLPAETAKVTYQLEYGSDSLEMHKDAVKPGQRVIIVDDLLATGGTCAATVQLTKSLGGQIAGLAFVVELDFLNGREKLKEYDVFSLLHYDK, via the coding sequence GTGAGTGCATCCCGTGCAGTCCCGACGAAGTCGAACAATGCGATTAATTGCGATCACCTTAAGAAGCTTATCCGCGAAGTTCCCGACTTTCCCAAACCGGGCATCCTTTTCTACGACATTACGACGCTACTGAAAGATAAGGTCGGCTTCGCTACGTTGATCGATGCCCTTTCTGCGCACTACATGGAGAAGGACATCGATCTAGTGCTCGGTATCGAGGCCCGGGGATTCATCTTCGGCCCTGCTCTGGCATATCGCCTGAATGCAGGTTTTGTTCCTGTGCGTAAGCCGAAAAAGCTTCCTGCCGAGACTGCCAAGGTCACGTATCAGCTGGAATACGGCAGCGATTCGCTGGAGATGCACAAGGATGCAGTGAAGCCAGGACAGCGAGTCATCATCGTCGACGATCTCCTTGCGACCGGTGGCACCTGCGCTGCGACGGTGCAATTGACGAAGTCACTTGGTGGACAAATCGCCGGGCTCGCCTTTGTGGTGGAACTGGATTTCTTGAATGGGCGAGAAAAGCTGAAAGAGTACGACGTTTTCTCGTTGCTGCACTATGACAAGTAG
- a CDS encoding M13 family metallopeptidase, translated as MRIHLLLVVALFATVVLSQTAPQPTGSTSPESHVLQLKGLDPNLMDKSVDPCVDFYQYSCGGWLKQNPVPADQSSYGRDTELAERNRLILRDILEKASTNDPKRSVVNQKIGDYYSSCMDENAIEKKGTSPLKPELDRIAAIKDKADLALTVARLHLINVDALFDYGSDQDFKDANSVIAEADQGGLGLPERDYYTRTGAKDEEIRKQYIEHVTKMFKLLGESQSQAAADAQTVMQIEIALANGSLTVVDRREPSNLYHKLPVRDLEDMAPSFNWANYMRAVGTPPVDSLNVAVPQFFKSLNTVLGQRSLDDIKTYLRWQTVHALAPTLPTAFVNENFNFYNHTLAGAKELQPRWKRCVRSTDRVLGEALGQAYVDRTFGAEGKTRTLTMVHDIEGAMQKDIEQLDWMTPQTKQRALEKLHTVVNKIGYPDKWRDYTKYKVVRGDALGNFVRGAEFESHRQIDKIGKPVDRTEWGMTPPTVNAYYNPQMNDINFPAGILQPPFYDNNMDDAVNYGDAGGVIGHELTHGFDDEGRQFDAKGNLEDWWTPQDAKQFEERVSCVVDEYNGFIATEDVHVNGKLTLGENVADLGGLKLAWMAYLAHASGLDQKPQPVDGLTPEQRFFVGYGQGWCENYTPEVLRMIAQTNPHSPVKYRVNGVIVNLPEFRKTFACKTGTPMAPEKTCSVW; from the coding sequence ATGAGAATTCATCTGCTGCTCGTTGTCGCTTTATTCGCGACTGTGGTGCTCTCACAAACGGCTCCACAACCGACTGGGTCAACTTCGCCCGAAAGTCACGTTCTTCAACTCAAGGGCCTCGATCCCAATCTAATGGACAAGAGCGTCGATCCTTGCGTGGACTTCTACCAGTACTCCTGCGGCGGCTGGCTCAAGCAGAATCCGGTTCCAGCAGACCAGAGCTCCTATGGACGTGATACTGAACTTGCAGAACGCAATCGTCTCATCCTCCGCGACATCCTCGAGAAGGCCTCGACCAACGATCCGAAGCGCAGCGTGGTGAATCAGAAGATAGGCGATTACTACTCATCTTGCATGGATGAGAATGCGATCGAGAAGAAGGGGACCTCGCCGCTAAAGCCAGAGCTAGACCGGATCGCTGCCATCAAGGACAAAGCTGATCTCGCGCTCACGGTCGCTCGTCTTCATCTCATCAACGTCGATGCGCTGTTCGACTATGGCTCCGATCAGGACTTTAAGGATGCGAATTCAGTGATCGCCGAGGCAGACCAGGGCGGGCTCGGACTACCTGAACGCGACTACTACACGCGGACGGGAGCCAAGGACGAGGAGATCCGCAAACAGTACATCGAACATGTGACCAAGATGTTCAAGCTGCTGGGTGAGTCGCAATCGCAGGCAGCGGCTGACGCGCAAACCGTAATGCAGATCGAAATTGCGCTGGCAAATGGCTCGCTGACTGTAGTCGACCGTCGCGAACCTTCGAATCTGTATCACAAGCTGCCCGTGAGGGATCTTGAAGACATGGCTCCGTCATTCAACTGGGCCAACTACATGCGTGCGGTAGGCACTCCTCCGGTGGATTCTCTCAACGTTGCGGTTCCTCAGTTCTTCAAGAGCCTGAACACCGTACTGGGACAGCGCAGCTTGGATGACATCAAGACGTATCTGCGCTGGCAGACCGTCCACGCCCTCGCTCCTACGCTGCCGACAGCGTTCGTGAATGAGAACTTCAATTTCTACAATCACACGCTCGCAGGTGCAAAGGAACTGCAGCCGCGCTGGAAGCGGTGCGTCCGCTCAACCGATCGCGTGCTCGGGGAAGCCCTGGGACAAGCCTACGTCGACCGCACCTTCGGCGCGGAAGGTAAAACGCGCACGTTAACGATGGTTCACGACATCGAAGGCGCGATGCAAAAGGACATCGAGCAGCTCGACTGGATGACGCCGCAGACCAAGCAGCGCGCTCTGGAGAAACTGCACACCGTGGTCAACAAGATCGGCTATCCCGACAAATGGCGCGACTACACGAAATACAAAGTCGTCCGGGGAGATGCGCTCGGCAACTTCGTTCGCGGCGCAGAATTCGAATCGCATCGCCAGATCGACAAGATCGGCAAGCCGGTAGATCGTACCGAATGGGGAATGACTCCTCCAACGGTGAACGCATACTACAACCCCCAGATGAACGACATCAATTTCCCTGCCGGCATCCTGCAGCCTCCGTTCTACGACAACAATATGGACGACGCGGTGAACTACGGCGATGCCGGCGGCGTGATCGGCCACGAGCTTACACACGGCTTTGACGATGAAGGCCGTCAATTCGACGCGAAAGGCAATCTCGAAGACTGGTGGACTCCGCAGGATGCGAAGCAGTTTGAGGAGCGGGTCTCATGCGTAGTCGATGAATACAACGGCTTCATCGCTACCGAAGACGTACACGTGAACGGCAAACTCACGCTCGGCGAGAACGTGGCCGATCTCGGCGGACTCAAACTGGCATGGATGGCTTATCTCGCGCATGCCTCCGGGCTCGATCAGAAGCCGCAACCAGTCGACGGCCTTACACCCGAGCAACGCTTCTTCGTTGGCTACGGACAAGGCTGGTGCGAAAACTACACGCCTGAAGTCTTGCGCATGATCGCGCAGACGAATCCGCACTCTCCGGTCAAGTACCGAGTAAATGGCGTTATAGTGAACCTCCCTGAATTCAGGAAGACATTCGCCTGTAAGACTGGCACTCCGATGGCTCCGGAGAAGACCTGCAGCGTATGGTAA
- the xseA gene encoding exodeoxyribonuclease VII large subunit, translated as MSTLEQLGFSFQPQRRIFTVRDLVGMVRTAVEREYTDIWIGGEISNYRPAESGHLYFTLKDGEAQLRVVMFRMQARLLRFRPDNGMEVLVRGRVTVYESRGELQLIAEYLEPKGAGALQIAFEQLKAKLATEGLFDQARKKPIPTLPRCIGVVTSPRGAAIHDMLNVLRRRHASARLLIYPAQVQGEAAPSEVASGIRYFNKSRKVDVIVVARGGGSLEDLAAFNDEGLARVIASSELPVISAIGHETDFTIADFVADLRAATPSAAAELVISARQHLEEQIGSLSLRLEHGIRYRLNLDRRRFHELGEHRALLRVTDAIRRREQRLDEWSARLVGSESSLLRGYRRRLDLAAIRVRHHDLRRLFLGMQRNLQAIHSQLPRAMRSVLFSRRARWEQLTARLDSLSPLKILDRGYAVVFAPSGKPVVDSTTVAPGDELEVRLAKGSLDAQVLRTFK; from the coding sequence ATGTCTACTCTCGAACAGCTTGGCTTCAGCTTTCAGCCGCAGCGGCGCATCTTCACTGTGCGCGATCTGGTGGGCATGGTGCGAACCGCGGTTGAACGCGAGTACACCGACATTTGGATCGGTGGCGAGATCTCGAACTATCGCCCTGCCGAATCAGGACATCTTTACTTCACGCTGAAAGATGGCGAGGCTCAGCTTCGGGTGGTGATGTTTCGCATGCAGGCGCGCCTGCTGCGATTTCGTCCGGACAACGGCATGGAGGTTCTTGTTCGCGGACGAGTGACGGTTTACGAAAGCCGCGGCGAGCTTCAGCTTATCGCGGAGTACCTTGAGCCAAAAGGTGCTGGTGCGCTGCAGATTGCATTCGAGCAGCTCAAGGCGAAGCTCGCAACGGAAGGATTGTTCGACCAGGCGCGTAAGAAGCCGATTCCGACCCTACCGCGATGCATCGGCGTGGTGACGTCGCCGCGTGGAGCTGCGATTCACGACATGCTGAATGTTTTGCGGAGAAGGCATGCATCTGCCCGGCTGTTGATTTATCCCGCGCAAGTGCAGGGAGAAGCCGCGCCGAGCGAAGTTGCGTCGGGCATCCGTTACTTCAATAAGTCGCGCAAGGTTGATGTGATCGTCGTTGCGCGCGGTGGCGGCTCGCTCGAGGATCTTGCGGCGTTTAACGATGAAGGGCTCGCGCGCGTAATCGCCTCGTCTGAGCTGCCTGTTATTTCCGCGATTGGTCACGAGACCGACTTCACGATTGCTGATTTTGTCGCTGATTTGCGGGCCGCAACACCCTCCGCGGCAGCAGAACTGGTGATTTCTGCAAGGCAGCACCTCGAAGAGCAGATCGGCTCTCTATCCCTCCGCCTGGAGCATGGAATTCGTTATCGGCTGAATCTCGATCGCCGCCGGTTCCACGAGTTGGGTGAACATCGCGCTCTTCTGCGCGTTACCGATGCGATCCGTCGCCGTGAGCAGCGATTGGATGAATGGTCCGCGCGCCTAGTCGGGTCAGAAAGCAGTCTTCTGCGAGGCTATCGTCGCCGATTGGATCTCGCCGCCATTCGCGTCCGGCATCACGACCTGCGACGTCTATTTCTGGGAATGCAGAGGAACTTGCAGGCAATCCACTCCCAGCTTCCACGGGCCATGCGCTCAGTGTTGTTTAGCCGCCGTGCGCGATGGGAACAATTGACTGCGCGTCTCGATTCTCTTTCGCCGCTCAAAATCCTCGATCGAGGTTATGCGGTTGTATTCGCTCCGTCCGGCAAGCCTGTCGTTGACTCCACAACCGTTGCGCCTGGAGACGAATTGGAAGTGCGGCTGGCGAAGGGGAGTCTGGACGCGCAGGTGCTGAGAACGTTCAAGTAG
- the trmFO gene encoding methylenetetrahydrofolate--tRNA-(uracil(54)-C(5))-methyltransferase (FADH(2)-oxidizing) TrmFO — translation MQMHSRVTIIGGGLAGCEAAWQCARRGVAVTLCEMRPVRTTPAHRTADFGELVCSNSLKSESENTAPWLLKQEMRRAGSVLLQCADASAVPAGHALAVDRQEFSRRIMEAIAAEPVINVVREEVTSVDETYGITIVATGPLTSDALSEDIARLTGSSHLYFYDSISPVVETDSIDHSRVYLAARYDKGTADYINCPFTKEEYDRFYDALIEAQSVDGPEWEKLNYFEGCLPIEEIARRGRDTLRFGPMKPVGLRDPRTGKMPYAVVQLRSENLRNDSYNLVGFQNHLKFGEQARILRLIPGLENAKFLRYGQIHRNTYLNAPTLLRETLQMKLHPNVLFAGQICGVEGYTESIAAGLLAGIHAAALVSEDEPIPPPRDTALGSLIHYICNAEAKNFQPANITFDLLPKCDDATRRQIRDKKERHRLQCRRALESFEDWWARISEKISTV, via the coding sequence ATGCAGATGCATAGTCGTGTGACCATTATTGGCGGTGGCCTGGCGGGGTGTGAAGCAGCATGGCAATGTGCCCGGCGGGGAGTGGCAGTGACGCTTTGCGAGATGCGTCCTGTGCGAACCACTCCGGCTCACCGGACTGCAGATTTCGGCGAGTTGGTTTGCTCGAACTCGCTTAAGAGTGAAAGCGAGAACACGGCTCCATGGTTGCTGAAGCAGGAGATGCGGCGCGCCGGGTCCGTACTGCTGCAATGCGCGGATGCCAGCGCCGTCCCCGCCGGACATGCCTTGGCCGTCGATCGGCAGGAGTTCTCTCGGCGGATTATGGAGGCAATCGCTGCTGAGCCTGTGATCAACGTCGTACGCGAAGAGGTCACCAGCGTCGACGAAACATACGGAATCACGATTGTAGCCACTGGGCCGCTCACCTCTGACGCCCTTTCCGAAGATATTGCGCGGCTCACCGGAAGCTCACATCTCTATTTCTACGACTCGATCAGCCCGGTAGTAGAAACAGATTCAATCGACCACTCACGCGTCTACCTTGCAGCCCGCTACGACAAAGGAACCGCAGATTACATCAATTGTCCATTCACAAAGGAAGAATATGACCGCTTCTACGATGCGCTGATCGAGGCCCAATCAGTCGACGGCCCAGAATGGGAAAAACTGAACTACTTCGAAGGCTGTCTTCCGATTGAAGAGATTGCGCGCCGTGGTCGTGACACGTTGCGCTTCGGTCCGATGAAGCCAGTCGGACTTCGAGATCCACGCACAGGCAAGATGCCATATGCGGTGGTACAGCTTCGCAGCGAGAATCTCCGCAATGACTCCTACAACCTCGTCGGCTTTCAGAATCACCTCAAATTCGGAGAGCAGGCTCGCATTCTTCGTCTGATTCCGGGACTGGAGAATGCAAAGTTTCTGCGCTACGGCCAGATTCATCGCAACACTTACCTGAATGCTCCTACGCTCCTCCGCGAGACTCTGCAAATGAAACTTCATCCGAACGTCTTGTTCGCGGGACAGATATGCGGCGTGGAGGGATATACCGAGTCGATCGCCGCTGGACTACTAGCCGGAATTCATGCTGCAGCACTCGTTAGTGAAGATGAGCCGATCCCGCCACCTCGTGACACGGCACTCGGATCGCTGATTCACTACATCTGTAATGCCGAGGCCAAAAACTTTCAGCCGGCAAACATCACATTCGATCTGCTTCCTAAATGTGACGACGCCACACGACGTCAAATTCGGGACAAAAAGGAACGTCATCGCCTGCAATGTCGGCGGGCGCTTGAATCATTCGAAGATTGGTGGGCCCGAATCTCCGAGAAAATATCCACAGTGTGA
- the efp gene encoding elongation factor P produces the protein MAIPATQLRPGMIIKHNNDLHSVFSVEHRTPGNLRAFIQAKLRNLRTGAMFEHRFRSPDPIDKIVVDEVDMEFLYSDGDDYYFMNTESYEQTHLKRDTLGDAVEYLTPNLQIKVEFYDNKPVGIELPQTVELMVVETEPGLKSATASSVTKPAKLETGLVVQVPPFINEGEKIRVDTAEGAYLSRA, from the coding sequence ATGGCGATTCCAGCCACACAGTTGCGTCCGGGAATGATCATTAAGCACAACAATGATCTGCACTCGGTGTTCAGCGTTGAGCACCGCACTCCGGGCAATCTGCGCGCGTTTATCCAGGCCAAGCTGCGCAATCTGCGTACCGGCGCGATGTTCGAGCATCGTTTTCGCTCGCCTGATCCGATCGACAAGATCGTGGTTGATGAAGTCGACATGGAGTTCCTCTATAGCGACGGTGACGATTACTACTTCATGAATACCGAGTCCTACGAGCAGACTCATCTCAAGCGCGATACGCTCGGGGACGCCGTTGAGTATCTGACGCCGAACCTGCAGATCAAGGTCGAGTTCTACGACAACAAGCCCGTGGGAATCGAACTGCCGCAGACGGTGGAGCTGATGGTCGTCGAGACCGAACCGGGACTGAAGAGCGCTACGGCAAGCAGCGTGACTAAGCCCGCTAAGCTCGAAACCGGACTCGTTGTGCAGGTGCCGCCGTTCATCAACGAAGGTGAGAAGATCCGCGTGGATACGGCGGAAGGCGCGTATTTGTCGAGGGCTTAG
- a CDS encoding substrate-binding domain-containing protein, translating into MQMLARLAVGCLLLSSLLSVTGCGYHSDKEKYYLVSVNIQLPYWQAAAAGIRRAAHEMQVQSQFSGPDSYDAQAEVQAFRQAVAAKPGGILVSPADPKLMTPEIDRAIEQGIAVITVDSDAPLSKRLFYVGTNNIAAGELGARVAIRKTNGKGNFIAFTMPGQANLDERLEGYRKAFAAHPEMKIVQVVDIHGQPTAAFDAAEASLAKKGADKIDGYLCLEASAGKEVAEVMRRYKAKDRVIVAFDTDQETLDAVRDGTIAATIAQKPATMTYIGTMMLDSLHHNLKESINRYWVNDPYAPVPAFVDTGATLIDQSNLDDFVKARDAAASNK; encoded by the coding sequence ATGCAGATGCTTGCCAGGTTGGCTGTCGGTTGTCTTCTCCTCTCGTCGCTGCTCTCGGTCACCGGGTGCGGTTATCACAGCGACAAAGAGAAGTACTATCTAGTTTCTGTCAACATTCAATTGCCTTATTGGCAGGCTGCTGCAGCGGGCATTCGCCGAGCTGCGCACGAGATGCAGGTGCAGAGTCAATTCTCTGGTCCTGACAGCTATGACGCGCAGGCTGAGGTACAGGCCTTCCGCCAGGCTGTAGCGGCTAAGCCCGGCGGTATCCTCGTGTCTCCGGCGGATCCCAAGCTCATGACTCCAGAGATTGATCGAGCCATCGAACAAGGCATCGCCGTCATCACGGTAGATTCAGATGCACCGCTCAGCAAGCGCCTCTTCTACGTTGGCACCAACAACATAGCCGCTGGCGAGTTGGGTGCCCGCGTTGCGATCAGGAAGACGAACGGAAAAGGAAACTTCATTGCCTTCACTATGCCAGGACAGGCGAATCTCGATGAGCGGCTTGAGGGCTATCGCAAAGCCTTTGCCGCTCATCCGGAGATGAAGATCGTTCAGGTCGTCGATATCCACGGCCAGCCGACGGCCGCCTTCGACGCTGCTGAGGCCTCTCTCGCAAAAAAGGGTGCTGACAAGATCGATGGGTATTTGTGCCTGGAAGCTTCCGCTGGAAAGGAAGTTGCCGAGGTTATGCGTCGATACAAGGCCAAAGACCGTGTCATTGTGGCCTTCGACACTGATCAGGAAACGCTGGATGCCGTCCGTGATGGCACCATTGCGGCCACGATCGCGCAGAAACCCGCAACCATGACCTACATCGGCACAATGATGCTCGACAGCCTGCATCACAACTTGAAGGAATCGATCAACCGTTATTGGGTTAATGATCCTTATGCTCCGGTTCCTGCATTCGTGGATACCGGAGCCACGCTCATTGACCAGAGCAATTTGGACGATTTCGTCAAGGCACGCGATGCCGCTGCCAGCAATAAGTGA
- a CDS encoding PilZ domain-containing protein, whose amino-acid sequence MIVEGPVVERSQRAIDIMRSMIDEARRVSRVHLTVPASISCPSIGCHEKLAIMRDLSTSGAFFYAEIDALEGSKISLQFVLAAFGKNIRMECDGVIVRVERFPRGAATGIAVEFDQCNMLPADLS is encoded by the coding sequence ATGATCGTGGAGGGACCGGTGGTCGAGCGCAGTCAGCGAGCAATCGACATTATGCGCTCGATGATTGACGAAGCACGAAGGGTATCGCGCGTGCACCTCACCGTCCCTGCCTCAATAAGCTGCCCGTCAATAGGTTGTCACGAGAAGCTTGCGATCATGCGTGACCTCAGCACCTCAGGGGCATTCTTCTACGCCGAAATCGATGCGTTGGAAGGATCGAAAATCTCGCTCCAATTTGTGCTGGCCGCATTCGGAAAGAACATCCGCATGGAATGTGACGGAGTTATCGTTCGGGTCGAACGCTTCCCTCGCGGCGCAGCGACCGGCATAGCAGTCGAATTCGATCAGTGCAACATGCTTCCCGCCGACCTTTCTTAA
- a CDS encoding acylphosphatase, giving the protein MTRRYIVTGRVQGVGFRWFVEREASALGVGGWVRNNDDGAVEVLATGTADQLARLRRALERGPRASRVDEVQEFEEERQTSETSFRIEGAW; this is encoded by the coding sequence ATGACTCGTCGTTACATCGTTACCGGACGCGTGCAGGGAGTTGGGTTCCGCTGGTTTGTGGAACGCGAAGCTAGCGCGTTGGGTGTTGGCGGATGGGTGCGCAACAACGACGATGGCGCTGTCGAAGTGTTGGCTACCGGCACTGCCGATCAGCTCGCGCGATTGCGAAGAGCTCTTGAGAGGGGGCCTCGGGCGTCGCGCGTAGACGAAGTACAGGAATTCGAAGAAGAGCGGCAAACTAGCGAGACATCATTCCGTATTGAAGGAGCCTGGTAG
- the lipA gene encoding lipoyl synthase, with translation MSATSQLIQIDLAPRVPKPKPQWLKARAPMGDNYHELKKLARKLDLHTVCESAQCPNIGECWNHRTATFMLLGNLCTRRCGFCAVPKGKPSAIDFDEPRRVAEAVAALGLKHAVITSVNRDDDNIGAAQVFADTIREVRQQAPECQVEVLIPDFQGREDALKIVLGARPEVLNHNTETVPRLYRAVRSGARYQRTLKLLENVKKFAPGMVSKTGVMVGIGESTDELLEVFRDLAAVKVDILTIGQYLRPSRDHLPMTRYYHPDEFRFMKEEALKMGFRHVESGPLVRSSYHAHEQAESTGLVALSSLTQ, from the coding sequence ATGTCTGCCACGTCTCAGCTGATCCAGATCGACTTGGCGCCGCGCGTTCCAAAACCCAAGCCTCAGTGGCTGAAGGCACGGGCGCCGATGGGCGATAACTATCACGAGCTCAAGAAGCTCGCGCGCAAGCTCGACCTGCATACTGTTTGCGAATCAGCACAGTGCCCTAACATCGGCGAATGCTGGAACCATCGCACGGCGACGTTTATGCTTCTGGGAAACCTTTGCACGCGACGCTGCGGATTCTGCGCTGTTCCAAAAGGAAAGCCTTCGGCGATTGATTTCGACGAGCCGCGACGAGTCGCTGAAGCTGTTGCCGCCTTGGGATTGAAGCACGCGGTCATTACCAGCGTGAATCGTGATGATGACAACATCGGGGCGGCCCAGGTCTTCGCCGACACGATTCGTGAAGTCAGACAGCAGGCCCCGGAGTGCCAAGTGGAAGTCCTAATTCCGGATTTTCAAGGTCGCGAAGACGCTCTGAAGATCGTCCTGGGAGCTCGTCCTGAGGTTCTCAATCACAATACCGAGACTGTGCCGCGCCTTTATCGCGCAGTGCGCTCGGGCGCGCGTTATCAGCGTACGCTGAAGTTGCTGGAGAACGTGAAGAAATTCGCTCCTGGCATGGTGTCGAAGACAGGAGTGATGGTCGGCATCGGTGAGAGCACGGACGAGTTACTCGAAGTCTTCCGCGACCTCGCGGCGGTGAAGGTGGATATCCTCACCATCGGCCAATATCTGAGGCCGTCGCGCGATCACCTGCCGATGACTCGCTACTACCATCCCGACGAATTCCGCTTCATGAAAGAAGAAGCCCTGAAGATGGGCTTCCGCCACGTAGAATCCGGCCCACTGGTACGCTCCAGCTATCACGCGCACGAACAGGCGGAGTCGACTGGTCTAGTCGCTCTGAGTTCATTGACTCAGTAA
- a CDS encoding DUF2905 domain-containing protein, with translation MSSFGKLLIGVGGLLIVIGLCVLLATRAGIPLGRLPGDINYRGKNTVVFFPITTCIVLSIVFSLVMWIVNRFFR, from the coding sequence ATGAGTTCCTTCGGCAAGCTGCTGATCGGCGTTGGCGGGCTGCTGATCGTCATCGGCTTGTGCGTTCTCCTTGCCACTCGTGCCGGCATTCCGCTCGGACGTCTGCCTGGCGATATCAACTACCGCGGCAAGAACACAGTTGTTTTCTTTCCCATTACGACCTGCATTGTTCTGAGCATCGTGTTCAGCCTGGTTATGTGGATCGTGAATCGGTTCTTTCGATAA